A part of Neovison vison isolate M4711 chromosome 6, ASM_NN_V1, whole genome shotgun sequence genomic DNA contains:
- the LOC122910363 gene encoding 60S ribosomal protein L28-like, which translates to MSAHLQWMVVGNSSSFLIKRNKQTYSTEPNNLKAHNSFRYNGLIHRKTVGVEPAADSKGVVVVMKRRSGQRKPATSSVRTTINKNTRATLSNVWHMICKNQYRPDLRMAAIRRASAILCSQKLVMVKRKRAAPPRAPEPLPHLQSNKAVSLLKKKKKTKNKQKKTLK; encoded by the coding sequence ATGTCGGCCCACCTGCAGTGGATGGTCGTGGGGAACAGCTCCAGCTTCCTGATcaagaggaacaagcagacctACAGCACTGAGCCCAACAACCTGAAAGCCCACAACTCATTCCGCTACAACGGGCTGATTCACCGCAAGACCGTGGGCGTGGAGCCCGCGGCCGACAGCAAGGGCGTGGTGGTGGTCATGAAGCGCAGATCCGGCCAGCGGAAACCTGCCACCTCCTCTGTGCGGACCACCATCAACAAGAACACCAGGGCCACTCTCAGCAATGTCTGGCACATGATCTGCAAGAACCAGTACCGCCCAGATCTGCGCATGGCTGCCATTCGCAGAGCCAGTGCCATCCTGTGTAGCCAGAAGCTTGTGATGGTGAAGAGGAAGCGGGCCGCCCCACCAAGAGCTCCTgagcccctgccccacctccagaGCAATAAAGCAGTCagcctcctcaaaaaaaaaaaaaaaacaaaaaacaaacaaaaaaaaaccctcaaatga